In Nitrospirota bacterium, the genomic window GAGATGGTCATGCCGGGCGATAATGTGAGTGTGACGGGTGAGCTGATTAGCCCGATCGCGATGGATCAAGGGCTGCGGTTCGCGGTGCGCGAGGGCGGCAAGACTGTCGGTTCTGGCGTCGTCACCGAAATTCTGGCGTAATGATTGGTCGGATGAATAGAGGAATGAATGGTTAAGGTTGAACAAAGAATCAGAATTCGGTTGCGCGGGTTCGATTATCGCGTCCTGGACCAGTCCGTGGCGGAAATTGTCGAGACGGTTCGCCGAAGCGGAGCGAAGATCGTCGGACCAATTCCGCTCCCTACGCGTATTGAGAAGTTTACGGTGCAAAGCGCGACGCATGCTGACAAGAAGGCTCGTGAGCAGTTTGAAATCAGGACGCACAAGCGTTTGATGGATATCATGGATGCGACGCCTGAGACCATGGACTCGCTGATGAAGTTGAATTTAGCTGCCGGCGTGGATGTCGAGATTAAGCTTTAATTGTAGTTGATTGACAAGGAACGTCACACATGACGAACGGGTTATTGGGTAAAAAGCTGGGGATGACTCAGATATTTGATGAGACGAGGTTCACGCCTGTCACCGTCATCGAAGCTGGTCCTTGCCGAGTGGTAACGATCAAGACGAAAGAGCGTGACGGGTATGAGTCGGTTCAGTTGTCTTTTGGGGAAGTCAAGGAGCGCAAGCTCTCGAAGGCTGAGCTGGGACATCTGAAGAAGACGGAGGCGCCGGCTACGCGTGTACTGAGAGAGTTTCAGAAGGTTGGCGAGGTAGAGGTTGGGCAGTCCATTAAAGTCGATATCTTTAAAAAAGGCGACTGGGTGGATGTCATCGGGATTTCCAAAGGGAAGGGATTTCAGGGTGTGGTGAAGCGGCATCATTATGCCGGCGGTCCTGAATCTCACGGTTCGATGTTCCATCGTCATCCTGGTTCGATGGGCGCGAGTTCGTATCCTTCTCGTGTCTGGAAAGGCAAGACGTTGCCTGGGCACATGGGCGCTAAGCAGATTACGGTGCAGCGATTGAAAGTTATTGAATCCAGGCCTGATGAGAACTTGCTGTTTGT contains:
- the tuf gene encoding elongation factor Tu (EF-Tu; promotes GTP-dependent binding of aminoacyl-tRNA to the A-site of ribosomes during protein biosynthesis; when the tRNA anticodon matches the mRNA codon, GTP hydrolysis results; the inactive EF-Tu-GDP leaves the ribosome and release of GDP is promoted by elongation factor Ts; many prokaryotes have two copies of the gene encoding EF-Tu), with amino-acid sequence EMVMPGDNVSVTGELISPIAMDQGLRFAVREGGKTVGSGVVTEILA
- the rpsJ gene encoding 30S ribosomal protein S10, which produces MVKVEQRIRIRLRGFDYRVLDQSVAEIVETVRRSGAKIVGPIPLPTRIEKFTVQSATHADKKAREQFEIRTHKRLMDIMDATPETMDSLMKLNLAAGVDVEIKL
- the rplC gene encoding 50S ribosomal protein L3; translated protein: MTNGLLGKKLGMTQIFDETRFTPVTVIEAGPCRVVTIKTKERDGYESVQLSFGEVKERKLSKAELGHLKKTEAPATRVLREFQKVGEVEVGQSIKVDIFKKGDWVDVIGISKGKGFQGVVKRHHYAGGPESHGSMFHRHPGSMGASSYPSRVWKGKTLPGHMGAKQITVQRLKVIESRPDENLLFVRGAIPGAANGLIMVRKSKKG